One sulfur-oxidizing endosymbiont of Gigantopelta aegis DNA segment encodes these proteins:
- a CDS encoding glycosyltransferase: protein MKIIYIVELDAYSDSGVLRKVVSQLSCWKKLENDCEMLLVSKPPSKKSLLVSYLESKSIYIFYSGLLAKLSSVFGGKYVYFNKILVSIKILLKVLRFKPDIIYYRFGIWFPGQLIRFLNVPLVVEINSDDIEESLLYSDITRFLHLRSRSMLLKRANGFCCVTRELRHKIPPKDGVSVAISNGIDLSAITAVKVENSIRTQIIFVGNSSCPWHGVEKIVYLASVLDDCDFHIVGPELNKFNKLSKNITFYGFLNNKCLAELYSKMNIAIGTLSLHKKNMKEASALKVREYVAYGLPVILGYIDSDLDGCDFILNVGNYERNIHDNLKKIKEFIRFWKDKEIKYDMKHIDMYNKE, encoded by the coding sequence ATGAAAATAATATACATTGTTGAGTTAGATGCATATAGTGATAGTGGTGTTCTTAGAAAAGTAGTTTCTCAACTAAGTTGCTGGAAAAAACTGGAGAATGATTGTGAAATGTTATTGGTCTCAAAGCCACCCAGTAAGAAATCATTACTAGTTTCATATTTGGAGTCAAAAAGTATTTATATTTTCTATAGTGGATTATTAGCAAAGCTTAGCTCGGTTTTTGGAGGAAAATATGTTTATTTTAATAAAATATTAGTTTCAATAAAAATATTGCTAAAAGTATTGCGATTTAAACCTGATATTATTTATTATCGATTTGGAATATGGTTTCCGGGACAGTTAATTAGATTTCTTAATGTACCTCTGGTGGTAGAAATAAATTCAGATGATATTGAGGAATCTCTATTATATAGTGATATAACGCGATTTTTACATTTAAGAAGTAGAAGTATGCTGTTGAAACGGGCAAATGGTTTTTGTTGTGTTACGAGAGAGCTTAGACATAAAATTCCACCAAAGGATGGGGTGTCAGTTGCTATCTCAAATGGTATAGATTTATCGGCAATAACTGCTGTGAAAGTTGAGAATAGTATAAGAACTCAAATAATATTTGTCGGAAATTCAAGCTGCCCATGGCATGGTGTTGAAAAAATCGTATACCTTGCCTCTGTATTGGATGATTGTGATTTTCATATTGTAGGCCCAGAATTAAATAAATTTAATAAATTGTCAAAAAATATAACATTTTATGGGTTTTTAAATAACAAATGTTTGGCTGAGCTATATTCTAAGATGAATATAGCAATCGGTACACTGTCATTGCATAAAAAAAATATGAAAGAAGCTTCTGCTTTGAAAGTAAGAGAATATGTTGCTTATGGTTTGCCTGTTATCCTTGGTTATATTGACTCTGATTTAGATGGCTGTGATTTTATTTTGAATGTTGGAAATTATGAACGTAATATTCATGATAATTTAAAGAAAATAAAAGAATTTATAAGGTTTTGGAAAGATAAAGAAATTAAATATGATATGAAACATATCGACATGTATAATAAAGAGTAA
- a CDS encoding DegT/DnrJ/EryC1/StrS family aminotransferase has product MKKILFDINIVLDYYSITRRKKYPESIKAYELALERDDVYPYISTSAISNIEFLKHGVLKREKPEFTFKERKIIIIEMIKEILKYFKLASTPSYIVFDYDDIENSQIIASANAIDAQVVTRDKAMLAKYQNVAITPQIFLAQVKKQTQKIDFANLKKQYYDLQPQIAKQMDDVLNATSFIMGDKIIQLESELQEFTQAKHAITCSSGTDALLLAMMAMDVRPGDEIITTPFTFIATAETIALMKAIPVFIDIEEDTLNIDATKIVAAITDKTKAIMPVSIYGQPSDMDEINGIAKKYNLKVIIDGAQSFGATYKKQMEVHHCDIYTTSFFPAKPLGCYGDGGAVFTNNDDYAEKIKKLRIHGQSKRYHHQYIGMGGRFDTLQAAVLLVKLPLYAKEITLRQNVAESYCKKLSVQTSSLIIPMIKNDRTSVWAQYTIRTPERDNLQEKLKQHGIPTAIHYPMPLHQQKCFQYLNQKTSLKIAEKVVKEVVSLPMNPYVTETEQERIAHVICQ; this is encoded by the coding sequence ATGAAAAAAATTCTTTTTGATATTAACATCGTTCTTGATTATTACAGTATAACAAGGCGTAAGAAATATCCTGAGTCAATTAAAGCTTATGAACTGGCATTGGAACGAGATGATGTTTACCCTTATATATCAACCTCAGCGATTTCTAATATTGAATTTTTAAAACATGGCGTGTTAAAAAGAGAAAAACCAGAATTTACCTTTAAAGAAAGAAAAATTATTATCATTGAGATGATAAAAGAAATCCTCAAGTACTTTAAACTCGCAAGTACACCTTCTTATATTGTTTTTGACTATGATGATATAGAAAACTCCCAGATAATAGCTTCTGCAAACGCAATTGATGCGCAAGTCGTTACAAGAGATAAAGCTATGTTAGCAAAGTATCAGAATGTTGCTATAACACCTCAAATTTTTTTGGCTCAAGTTAAAAAACAAACACAAAAAATCGATTTTGCTAATCTAAAAAAACAGTACTATGATCTTCAACCACAGATAGCAAAACAAATGGATGATGTATTAAATGCAACATCATTTATTATGGGTGATAAAATCATACAATTGGAAAGTGAACTACAGGAGTTCACCCAAGCCAAGCATGCAATTACCTGCTCCAGCGGTACAGATGCGTTATTACTTGCTATGATGGCTATGGATGTTCGTCCTGGAGATGAAATTATAACCACTCCTTTTACTTTTATTGCTACGGCAGAAACGATTGCCCTAATGAAAGCTATTCCAGTTTTTATTGATATTGAAGAAGACACACTTAATATTGATGCTACAAAAATTGTAGCGGCTATTACTGATAAAACCAAAGCCATTATGCCCGTCAGTATCTATGGACAACCATCAGACATGGACGAAATCAATGGGATTGCAAAAAAATATAATTTAAAAGTCATTATAGATGGTGCACAATCCTTTGGTGCTACTTACAAAAAACAAATGGAAGTACATCACTGTGATATTTATACGACTAGTTTTTTTCCAGCTAAACCGCTAGGTTGCTATGGAGATGGTGGTGCCGTATTTACTAATAATGATGATTATGCAGAAAAAATAAAAAAATTACGTATACATGGTCAGAGTAAACGCTATCATCATCAATACATTGGGATGGGGGGGAGATTTGACACCCTTCAGGCTGCTGTATTATTAGTTAAACTGCCACTTTATGCAAAGGAAATAACGCTACGCCAAAACGTAGCTGAATCTTATTGTAAAAAATTAAGTGTGCAAACATCGTCATTAATCATACCAATGATTAAAAATGATAGAACCTCAGTTTGGGCGCAATATACAATAAGGACACCTGAGCGTGATAACCTTCAAGAAAAACTCAAACAACACGGGATACCAACTGCCATTCATTATCCTATGCCTTTGCATCAACAAAAATGCTTCCAATATTTAAATCAGAAAACGAGTTTGAAAATTGCAGAAAAAGTTGTAAAAGAGGTTGTGAGTTTGCCCATGAATCCATATGTCACTGAAACAGAACAGGAAAGAATTGCTCATGTTATCTGCCAGTAA
- a CDS encoding glycosyltransferase has product MPLKRLDLIVDALSELNDIKEEIEWHHFGSGSEMRVIEDGLCKINNVNINVFFNGHLENEKILERYQLDKFNLFVNVSDSEGIPVSIMEAMSFGIPCLARNVGGISEIINSENGYLLENEIDAKYLSNVLKEIIFSREKLNIKSFNAFKTWEKHFNADINFPLFSKSLLDFILSFKA; this is encoded by the coding sequence ATTCCTTTAAAGAGGCTTGACTTGATAGTTGATGCATTATCTGAGTTAAATGATATAAAAGAAGAAATCGAATGGCATCATTTTGGAAGCGGTTCAGAAATGCGTGTTATTGAAGATGGCTTATGTAAAATAAATAATGTTAATATTAATGTCTTTTTTAATGGGCATTTGGAGAATGAAAAAATTCTAGAACGATATCAATTGGATAAGTTTAATCTCTTTGTTAACGTAAGCGATAGCGAAGGAATCCCTGTCTCCATAATGGAAGCTATGAGTTTTGGCATTCCTTGTCTTGCTAGAAACGTCGGGGGTATTTCAGAAATCATAAATTCTGAAAATGGATATTTATTGGAAAATGAAATTGATGCCAAATATCTTTCGAACGTATTGAAAGAAATAATTTTTTCAAGAGAAAAATTAAATATTAAAAGTTTTAATGCATTTAAAACTTGGGAAAAACATTTTAATGCAGACATTAATTTCCCACTTTTTTCCAAGTCATTATTAGATTTTATTTTATCTTTTAAGGCTTAA
- a CDS encoding glycosyltransferase, with product MKKIVLITSQFPCQGGEQFLETEIKYYCESKSVSYTILPLSKNAFVRKIPEHIDANNAFICQSWKRMKFYFFFKSLFRTVLYKELYKEKINLRKLKILFSSITFYQYYYEVMRSFLRKSDKSIDIIFYTYWNNEVTYALESLKNEFDFKLISRIHGIDLYKERRSLGYMPLKKQFNKNIDALYVVTRKAIEYLIDNYNVDKSIIKCGYLGVNDFHIKTLPTDSSKFHMVTCSALKEVKRIDKIIDVLYILSKKFKNIKFIWTHIGEGELYDNLKIKARKKLGEKQNVDFDFLGGLDNVKVYDFYKKNKIDVFVNVSESEGVPVSIMEAMSCSIPIVAPNVGGISDMIVNNESGFLLSNVCTIDEVCNSLENISFFKNTKTRMNSHYIFLEKYNAKKNYTRFIQNINII from the coding sequence ATGAAGAAGATTGTATTAATAACATCACAATTTCCTTGTCAGGGAGGTGAACAGTTCTTAGAGACAGAAATAAAATATTATTGTGAGTCTAAGTCTGTTTCTTATACAATTTTACCTTTATCAAAGAATGCATTTGTTAGAAAAATACCAGAACATATAGATGCAAATAATGCTTTTATTTGTCAATCATGGAAGAGAATGAAGTTTTATTTTTTTTTTAAATCATTGTTTAGAACTGTACTTTATAAAGAATTATATAAAGAAAAAATAAATTTAAGAAAATTAAAAATATTATTTTCATCAATAACTTTCTATCAGTATTATTATGAAGTAATGAGAAGTTTTTTACGGAAGTCGGATAAGTCAATTGATATTATCTTTTATACTTATTGGAATAATGAAGTGACCTATGCACTTGAAAGCCTTAAAAATGAATTTGATTTTAAATTAATTAGTAGAATTCATGGAATTGATTTATATAAGGAAAGACGGTCTCTGGGATATATGCCGTTAAAAAAACAATTTAATAAAAATATTGATGCTCTTTATGTTGTGACAAGAAAAGCTATAGAATATTTAATAGATAATTACAATGTTGATAAAAGTATAATAAAGTGTGGTTATCTTGGAGTAAATGATTTTCATATTAAAACTCTGCCTACTGATAGCAGTAAGTTTCATATGGTGACTTGTTCAGCTTTAAAAGAAGTAAAGCGTATAGATAAAATTATAGACGTTTTATATATCTTATCGAAAAAATTTAAAAATATAAAATTTATCTGGACACATATAGGTGAAGGAGAACTTTACGATAATCTAAAAATAAAAGCTAGAAAAAAACTTGGTGAAAAACAAAATGTTGACTTTGATTTTTTGGGGGGACTTGATAATGTTAAAGTTTATGACTTTTATAAAAAAAATAAAATCGATGTATTTGTTAATGTGAGTGAGTCTGAGGGTGTCCCTGTTTCTATAATGGAAGCTATGAGTTGCAGCATTCCTATTGTTGCTCCTAATGTTGGTGGGATATCAGATATGATTGTAAATAATGAAAGTGGATTCCTATTAAGCAATGTTTGTACAATAGATGAAGTTTGTAATAGTTTGGAAAACATATCTTTTTTTAAAAATACTAAAACAAGAATGAACTCGCATTATATTTTCTTAGAAAAATATAATGCAAAAAAAAATTATACACGATTTATACAAAATATAAATATAATTTAA
- a CDS encoding lipopolysaccharide biosynthesis protein, with translation MAVNLESIKLGKVNLMFFKNVLTLMAGSSIAQALPIAISPILTRIYTPDEFGIFALYLSIVTVISTVVTGRYELAILLPKKTEDANNILIMSILISFFVSFMLVLIVFKFDEKIIKLIGNPELKNWLYFIPLAIFLNGVYQNLICWNNRNKEYKRLAINNVIQSSTTATTNLGLGALGWGSGGLILGSVIGRSVVVLLLGKVVFKNINLSFNKTRKLKLLALMRRYNEFPKINSLHALLNVFSTQLPFFLISYFFYNTVTGFYALMNRVLMTPINIVSGSFGQVFFQEMSHLYVEKNTNEMIFFKKIMFRLLVWSLPFFVIFFIYSKDLFSFVFGENWSITGEYAQILLPMLYLRFTGSVMSSVVIIYDEQKKH, from the coding sequence ATGGCTGTTAATCTTGAAAGTATTAAATTAGGTAAAGTAAATCTAATGTTTTTTAAAAATGTTTTAACATTAATGGCTGGGTCGAGCATTGCTCAGGCGTTACCAATTGCAATTAGTCCAATATTGACGCGGATTTATACACCAGATGAATTTGGAATATTTGCTCTTTACTTAAGCATAGTCACGGTCATATCAACAGTAGTAACAGGACGATATGAATTAGCTATATTATTACCAAAAAAAACAGAAGATGCTAATAATATACTTATAATGTCAATTTTGATTAGTTTTTTTGTTAGCTTTATGCTCGTTCTTATTGTATTTAAATTTGACGAGAAAATAATAAAATTAATCGGCAATCCAGAACTTAAAAATTGGCTCTATTTTATACCATTGGCTATTTTTTTAAATGGAGTGTATCAAAATTTAATATGTTGGAATAATAGAAATAAAGAATATAAACGATTAGCAATTAACAATGTAATTCAAAGTTCTACAACTGCTACAACCAATCTTGGCCTGGGGGCTTTGGGGTGGGGTAGTGGTGGTCTCATTTTAGGAAGTGTGATTGGTCGAAGTGTAGTTGTTTTATTGTTAGGAAAGGTGGTTTTTAAAAATATAAATTTATCTTTTAATAAAACAAGAAAATTAAAATTACTTGCTTTGATGAGAAGATATAATGAGTTTCCAAAAATAAATTCGTTGCATGCTTTGTTGAATGTTTTTTCGACACAATTACCATTTTTTCTGATAAGTTATTTTTTTTATAATACTGTTACAGGGTTTTATGCATTAATGAACAGAGTTCTAATGACTCCTATCAATATTGTTTCCGGATCATTTGGACAAGTTTTTTTTCAGGAGATGAGTCATTTGTATGTTGAAAAAAATACAAATGAGATGATTTTTTTTAAAAAAATCATGTTTAGATTGCTGGTATGGTCATTACCTTTTTTTGTAATTTTTTTTATATATTCTAAAGATCTTTTTTCATTTGTTTTTGGTGAAAATTGGTCGATAACAGGTGAATATGCACAAATTTTATTACCGATGCTATATCTTAGATTTACTGGATCGGTTATGTCATCCGTAGTAATCATATATGATGAACAAAAAAAGCATTAA
- a CDS encoding IS66 family transposase, whose protein sequence is MLTAGINNSTYIHVDDTGSRHDGKNGYCTHVGNETFAWFSSTRYKSRINFLQLLRGAAVDYTLNDAALDYMRAEKLPHKPLSVIEQSHQTCFDNEEAWKYYLQNNSIITQRHVRIATEGALLGALINSGFPSDLVIVSDDAGQFDILLHALCWIHADRVFQRILPLNERHDKELNWVHTQIWELFYDLKQYKLEPDDPLKSAIAEHFDELCRTKTSFETLNQALKRLARNKTELLLVLERPDIPLHNNLSENDIREYVIKRKISGSTRSKDGQLCRDTFVSLKKTCLKQGISFWDFINDRISKRNLIPYLPELLKGKVCAV, encoded by the coding sequence TTGCTAACTGCCGGTATCAACAATAGTACTTATATCCATGTTGATGATACGGGTAGTCGTCATGATGGAAAGAATGGTTATTGTACTCACGTTGGCAATGAAACCTTTGCCTGGTTTTCAAGTACTCGATATAAGAGCCGGATTAATTTTCTACAATTGTTACGAGGTGCTGCTGTTGATTATACGCTCAACGATGCAGCACTTGATTATATGAGAGCAGAAAAATTACCTCACAAGCCATTGAGCGTTATTGAACAAAGTCATCAGACTTGCTTTGATAATGAAGAAGCCTGGAAATACTATCTGCAGAACAATAGTATCATAACACAACGGCATGTTCGCATTGCCACAGAAGGCGCTTTACTGGGGGCATTAATTAACAGTGGCTTTCCAAGTGATTTGGTGATTGTGAGTGATGATGCAGGACAATTTGATATTTTGTTGCACGCATTATGTTGGATACATGCAGACAGAGTGTTTCAGCGGATACTACCACTCAATGAGCGACATGATAAAGAACTGAACTGGGTACATACTCAGATTTGGGAACTATTTTATGATCTCAAACAATATAAACTTGAGCCAGATGATCCGTTGAAGTCAGCGATTGCTGAACATTTTGATGAATTGTGCCGGACTAAAACAAGCTTTGAAACGTTGAATCAGGCACTGAAACGATTGGCAAGAAATAAAACAGAATTACTGCTGGTATTGGAACGGCCTGATATTCCTCTTCATAATAATTTGAGTGAAAATGATATTCGAGAATATGTTATTAAGCGTAAAATTAGTGGTAGTACACGCTCAAAGGATGGGCAACTTTGCAGAGATACCTTTGTCAGTTTAAAGAAAACTTGTTTGAAACAAGGAATTTCATTCTGGGATTTTATTAATGACCGGATCAGCAAGAGAAATTTGATCCCATATCTGCCTGAGTTGCTGAAAGGTAAAGTTTGTGCTGTTTAA
- a CDS encoding Gfo/Idh/MocA family protein, whose amino-acid sequence MKKIKCAIVGVGRISLKHFDAIEQHKDSLELVAICDTNQEARERIALEQNCMAFKTLAELLANNDAQLIILCTPSGLHACQTILCAESGRHVMTEKPMATRWQDGLNMVKACDVAGVELFVVKQNRRNSTLQLLKKAITKKRFGKIYMVQVNVFWTRPQEYYDQAKWRGTWEFDGGALMNQASHYIDLLDWLIGPVKSVQSMIGTLARDIEVEDTAVMNIKWRSGALGSVSVTMLTYPQNLEGSITIIGEKGTVKVGGVAVNEIERWDFEESDPDDKKVKEASYETTSVYGFGHPLYYKNVVDTLNGGARAETDGREGLRSLELLIASYLSARDGKKVSLPLEY is encoded by the coding sequence ATGAAGAAAATTAAATGCGCAATCGTTGGCGTTGGCCGCATTTCGCTCAAGCATTTTGATGCTATTGAACAACATAAGGATTCGCTTGAATTGGTGGCTATTTGTGATACTAACCAGGAAGCTAGAGAGCGGATTGCATTAGAACAAAATTGTATGGCATTTAAAACGCTAGCTGAGCTATTGGCAAATAATGATGCGCAATTAATTATTCTATGTACACCCAGTGGATTACATGCTTGTCAAACAATTCTTTGTGCAGAATCTGGACGACATGTTATGACAGAAAAACCAATGGCAACCCGATGGCAAGATGGTTTGAATATGGTGAAAGCTTGTGATGTTGCTGGTGTAGAACTTTTTGTGGTTAAGCAAAATCGCCGCAATTCAACCCTACAGTTACTGAAGAAGGCAATAACAAAAAAGCGCTTTGGGAAAATTTATATGGTTCAAGTCAATGTTTTTTGGACTCGACCCCAAGAATACTATGATCAGGCAAAATGGAGAGGAACCTGGGAGTTTGATGGTGGGGCTTTAATGAATCAGGCGAGCCATTATATTGACTTACTGGATTGGTTAATTGGTCCGGTAAAAAGCGTGCAATCAATGATAGGAACTCTGGCAAGAGATATTGAAGTTGAAGATACTGCTGTGATGAATATTAAATGGCGTTCGGGGGCATTGGGTTCGGTCAGTGTGACTATGCTAACTTACCCCCAAAATCTGGAAGGTTCAATTACGATTATTGGTGAAAAAGGAACCGTTAAAGTGGGGGGAGTCGCCGTTAATGAAATTGAGCGCTGGGATTTTGAAGAGTCAGATCCGGATGATAAAAAAGTCAAAGAAGCCAGCTATGAAACGACATCCGTTTACGGCTTTGGACATCCACTCTATTATAAAAATGTAGTGGATACCCTGAATGGTGGTGCAAGAGCCGAAACTGATGGAAGAGAAGGTTTAAGATCGTTGGAATTATTAATAGCATCTTATCTTTCGGCTAGGGATGGAAAAAAAGTGTCTTTACCTTTGGAATATTAG
- a CDS encoding acyltransferase: MDYFSHPSAIIDDGARIGKQTRIWHWVHVSAGAEIGKHCSLGQNVFIGSQVKIGNNVKIQNNVSVYDNVTLEENVFCGPSMVFTNVYNPRAAIKRKLEYRETLVKRGATLGANCTIVCGVIIGEYAFIGAGAVVNKDVLNYALMVGVPARQIGWMSEYGEQLELPLIGEAQIRCPHSGKIYRLKNDNLTAI, from the coding sequence ATGGACTATTTTTCTCATCCTAGCGCAATTATTGACGATGGTGCTCGAATTGGCAAGCAAACACGAATCTGGCACTGGGTGCATGTTAGTGCTGGGGCTGAAATTGGGAAGCATTGTTCATTAGGGCAAAATGTTTTTATAGGGAGTCAAGTAAAGATTGGCAATAATGTAAAAATACAAAATAATGTCTCTGTTTATGATAACGTAACATTAGAAGAAAATGTTTTTTGTGGACCGAGTATGGTTTTTACTAATGTTTATAATCCACGTGCAGCGATTAAAAGAAAGTTAGAGTATAGAGAAACCTTGGTCAAAAGAGGTGCAACTTTAGGCGCAAATTGTACTATCGTATGCGGTGTAATTATTGGTGAATATGCATTCATTGGTGCTGGTGCTGTGGTGAATAAAGATGTCTTGAATTATGCGCTGATGGTTGGTGTGCCCGCAAGACAAATTGGTTGGATGAGTGAATATGGTGAGCAATTGGAACTTCCGTTAATAGGTGAGGCACAAATACGTTGCCCACACAGCGGTAAAATATATCGACTGAAAAATGATAACTTGACCGCTATTTGA
- a CDS encoding type II secretion system F family protein, which translates to MATKEKVAPLFIWEGADRNGNRKKGEVQAKNTALAKAQLRREGINVLKLKPKPKPLFGLGGPKRKPITPLDIAIFSRQLATMMKAGVPLVQSFEIVGNGHDNFAMQEMIMGLKAEVEGGNSLTEALKKYPLLFDDLYCNLIQAGEHAGILDGILDKIATYKEKTEALKAKIKKAMGYPIAVIVVAIVVVTILLLFVIPVFDDMFSGFGAALPAPTQLVVDLSKFLQEWWWALFGSIGIALYVFFYFKKRSKKMREFLDRLMLKMAIIGPIMEKAAIARYARTLQTMFAAGTPLVEALGSVSGAVGNIVFSKAVDQIQQEVSTGTQLNKAMTNTGVFPNMVIQMTAIGEEAGALDTMLGKVADFYEDEVDNLVDGLTSLMEPIIMSVLGVIIGGIVVAMYLPIFQMGQVV; encoded by the coding sequence ATGGCGACTAAAGAGAAAGTAGCTCCACTTTTTATTTGGGAGGGTGCTGATAGAAACGGCAATCGAAAAAAAGGTGAAGTACAGGCAAAGAACACTGCTTTAGCCAAGGCTCAGCTTAGGCGTGAGGGAATCAACGTGCTTAAACTTAAGCCCAAGCCCAAGCCATTGTTTGGACTAGGTGGGCCAAAAAGAAAACCTATTACGCCATTAGATATTGCCATTTTCTCACGGCAACTGGCCACTATGATGAAAGCAGGTGTACCGCTGGTACAATCATTTGAAATCGTTGGCAATGGCCATGATAACTTCGCCATGCAAGAAATGATTATGGGACTCAAAGCCGAAGTTGAGGGTGGTAATTCCCTCACTGAAGCATTAAAAAAATACCCTCTACTCTTTGATGATTTATATTGTAACTTAATACAAGCGGGTGAACATGCGGGTATTTTAGATGGTATTTTAGATAAAATTGCGACTTATAAAGAAAAAACTGAAGCACTGAAAGCAAAAATCAAAAAAGCCATGGGCTACCCTATTGCTGTCATCGTAGTTGCTATTGTTGTGGTAACCATTTTATTGCTTTTTGTCATTCCAGTATTTGACGATATGTTCAGTGGTTTTGGTGCAGCTCTCCCTGCTCCTACACAACTGGTGGTTGACCTTTCTAAATTTTTGCAAGAATGGTGGTGGGCACTCTTTGGATCTATCGGTATTGCTCTCTATGTCTTCTTTTATTTCAAAAAACGTTCTAAAAAGATGCGTGAGTTTTTAGACCGTTTAATGCTGAAAATGGCAATCATTGGCCCTATTATGGAAAAAGCAGCTATAGCTCGCTACGCCCGCACCTTGCAAACCATGTTTGCGGCAGGCACACCATTAGTTGAAGCCTTGGGCTCAGTGTCTGGTGCAGTGGGTAACATCGTCTTTAGTAAAGCGGTTGATCAAATACAGCAAGAAGTGTCAACCGGTACACAATTAAATAAAGCAATGACCAACACTGGTGTATTTCCTAATATGGTTATCCAAATGACTGCAATTGGTGAAGAAGCGGGTGCGCTTGATACGATGCTAGGCAAAGTAGCTGATTTCTATGAAGACGAAGTGGATAACCTAGTTGATGGCCTTACCAGTCTTATGGAACCCATTATTATGTCGGTTTTAGGTGTCATTATTGGTGGTATTGTTGTTGCCATGTACTTGCCGATCTTCCAAATGGGTCAAGTCGTCTAA